A genomic region of Bradyrhizobium sp. ORS 278 contains the following coding sequences:
- the maiA gene encoding maleylacetoacetate isomerase translates to MKLHGYFRSSASYRVRIALNLKGLTAEHLPHHLRKGEQRAPGYLALNPQGFVPTLEDDCGAVLIQSLAIIEWLDETHPEPPLLPKDPLRRAHIRAFAQVLACDTHPVQNLKVLARLRELGLPEDKVTAWAGWANREGLAACEALVKHEPGPFCFGPSPTLADLCLVPQLGNARRFGVDVAAFPRLLQAEAAAKALPAFADAAPERQPDAE, encoded by the coding sequence ATGAAGCTGCACGGCTATTTCCGCAGCAGCGCATCCTATCGGGTCAGGATTGCGTTGAACCTCAAGGGGCTGACTGCCGAGCATCTGCCGCACCACCTCAGGAAAGGCGAGCAGCGCGCGCCCGGCTACCTCGCCCTCAACCCGCAGGGTTTCGTTCCGACGCTCGAGGACGACTGCGGCGCTGTTCTCATCCAGTCGCTCGCCATCATCGAATGGCTCGACGAGACTCACCCGGAACCGCCGCTGCTGCCTAAGGATCCTTTGCGCCGGGCACATATTCGCGCCTTCGCGCAGGTGCTCGCGTGCGATACCCATCCTGTTCAGAACTTGAAAGTGCTGGCGCGGCTGCGCGAGCTCGGCCTCCCCGAGGACAAAGTCACGGCCTGGGCCGGCTGGGCCAATCGCGAGGGACTCGCGGCCTGTGAAGCCCTGGTCAAGCATGAGCCTGGCCCGTTCTGCTTCGGCCCGTCGCCGACGCTCGCCGATCTCTGTCTCGTGCCCCAACTCGGCAATGCGCGACGCTTCGGCGTCGATGTCGCCGCGTTCCCGCGTCTGCTTCAGGCCGAAGCCGCAGCCAAGGCGCTGCCGGCGTTTGCCGATGCCGCTCCGGAGCGCCAGCCCGATGCCGAGTAA
- a CDS encoding benzoate-CoA ligase family protein yields MTREIADQVPSDSPGAREIGFAIPARYNASRVLFDNLAKGNASKPALIGSAGERSYAELCVDACRWGNGLASLGLTRGDRVLLFLDDTPAYPAAFFGAVRAGYVPLLINTLTPPDLLQFYLADSGAKVAVADAEFAGRFDSQACAETALQTLIVVNGVAPATAAPSTIAGDRWLADFAAELAEADTHRNEMAFWMYSSGSTGRPKGIVHLQHDMAYSEQAFARNVLRLRADDICFSVPKIFFAYGFGNSITFPFTAGATTLLLPGQPKPAAIFDAIGRFRPTVFFGLPTLYTALTKADRAVEADLSSLRLSVSAAEVLSAEVFNGWKSLTGLEIVEGLGSTEVLHVYLSNREDRKKLGAAGLRVPGYEIALRNGEGREVGTGEEGILWVRGDSNTPLYWNRPDKTAETIREGGWIYTGDRFVRDADGFHFFRGRADDLVKISGQWVYPLEVELCLAEHPVIRECAVFAHELPDRRMTLKAVVVTNGGSHDEPAMTKALQDFVKAKLLPYKYPREIVFIDELPKTGTGKIDRQAVMRL; encoded by the coding sequence ATGACACGAGAGATTGCGGATCAGGTTCCTTCCGACAGCCCCGGCGCCCGCGAGATCGGCTTCGCCATCCCTGCACGCTACAACGCCAGCCGCGTGCTGTTCGACAATCTCGCCAAGGGCAATGCAAGCAAACCCGCGCTGATCGGCTCAGCCGGCGAGCGCAGCTATGCCGAGCTATGCGTCGATGCTTGCCGCTGGGGCAACGGCCTGGCATCGCTCGGCCTCACCCGCGGCGATCGCGTGCTGCTGTTCCTCGACGATACTCCGGCCTATCCGGCCGCGTTCTTCGGCGCAGTGCGCGCGGGCTACGTGCCGCTGCTGATCAACACGCTGACGCCGCCCGACCTCTTGCAGTTCTACCTCGCGGATTCCGGCGCCAAGGTCGCTGTCGCCGACGCGGAATTTGCCGGGCGGTTCGACTCCCAAGCCTGCGCGGAGACGGCGCTGCAGACCCTGATCGTCGTCAATGGCGTGGCGCCGGCAACGGCGGCGCCGTCGACAATCGCGGGCGATCGCTGGCTGGCCGACTTCGCAGCTGAGCTGGCCGAAGCCGACACGCATCGCAACGAGATGGCGTTCTGGATGTACTCGTCGGGCTCGACCGGGCGGCCGAAAGGCATCGTCCATCTGCAGCATGACATGGCCTATAGCGAGCAGGCCTTCGCGAGAAACGTGCTGCGGCTGAGAGCTGACGACATCTGCTTTTCGGTGCCGAAGATCTTCTTCGCTTATGGGTTCGGCAATTCCATCACCTTTCCATTCACCGCCGGCGCGACAACGTTGCTGCTGCCCGGTCAACCGAAGCCCGCGGCCATCTTCGATGCGATCGGGCGCTTTCGGCCGACCGTGTTCTTCGGCCTGCCGACGCTCTACACCGCCCTTACCAAGGCAGACCGCGCCGTCGAAGCCGACTTGTCCTCGTTGCGTCTGTCGGTCTCCGCGGCCGAGGTGCTCTCGGCGGAGGTCTTCAACGGCTGGAAAAGTCTTACGGGGCTGGAGATCGTCGAAGGGCTTGGCTCGACCGAGGTGCTGCACGTCTATCTCTCCAACCGCGAGGACCGGAAGAAGCTCGGCGCAGCCGGGCTGCGTGTCCCCGGTTACGAGATCGCACTGCGGAATGGGGAAGGGCGCGAGGTCGGGACTGGGGAGGAAGGCATTCTCTGGGTCCGTGGCGATTCAAATACGCCACTGTATTGGAACCGGCCGGACAAGACCGCGGAGACGATCCGAGAGGGCGGCTGGATCTATACCGGCGACCGGTTCGTCCGCGATGCCGATGGCTTCCACTTCTTTCGCGGCAGGGCCGACGACCTCGTCAAGATCTCCGGACAATGGGTCTATCCGCTCGAGGTCGAGCTCTGCCTTGCCGAGCACCCGGTCATCCGGGAATGCGCCGTGTTCGCGCATGAGCTGCCGGACCGGCGGATGACCCTCAAAGCCGTCGTGGTTACCAATGGCGGCTCGCACGATGAGCCGGCCATGACCAAGGCGTTGCAGGACTTCGTCAAGGCCAAGCTGCTGCCTTACAAATACCCACGGGAGATCGTCTTCATCGACGAACTGCCGAAGACCGGCACCGGCAAGATCGATCGCCAAGCGGTGATGCGGCTATGA
- a CDS encoding MarR family winged helix-turn-helix transcriptional regulator, with protein sequence MPSKPPEITMDAVYTKPGYLFRRMQQIAVSIFVEECREFDLTPVQYAALVAIQNHPGIDATRLSAVIAFDRSTLGSVIERLEAKGHVERKPSAEDKRVKLLYLTRAGAALLRNIMPFVDRAQARMLAPLKAADRKMLMALLSQLVDLNNEVSRVPLRAEDAMEHLGKGG encoded by the coding sequence ATGCCGAGTAAGCCGCCCGAGATCACGATGGACGCGGTCTATACCAAGCCCGGCTATCTGTTCCGGCGTATGCAGCAGATCGCGGTCTCCATCTTCGTGGAGGAATGCCGGGAGTTCGACCTCACGCCCGTGCAATATGCCGCGTTGGTCGCGATCCAGAATCATCCCGGCATCGATGCCACGCGGCTGTCCGCGGTGATCGCGTTCGATCGCTCCACGCTCGGCAGCGTGATCGAGCGGCTCGAGGCCAAGGGCCATGTCGAGCGCAAGCCCTCGGCCGAGGACAAGCGCGTGAAGCTGCTGTATCTGACCAGGGCTGGTGCGGCGCTGCTGCGCAACATCATGCCGTTCGTCGACCGCGCGCAGGCGCGCATGCTGGCGCCGTTGAAAGCCGCCGATCGCAAGATGCTCATGGCGCTGCTGTCGCAACTGGTCGATCTCAACAACGAGGTGTCGCGCGTGCCGCTGCGCGCCGAGGACGCGATGGAGCATCTCGGCAAAGGCGGCTGA
- a CDS encoding amino acid ABC transporter substrate-binding protein, with protein MRGCVVVASLTVAALLACAGAQPGIAQSGAGEGLSPTLAAIKARHVVNLGYRESSPPFSFLDQAGRPIGYSLELCEAIVEEIGGEIDDPGLRIAYVKVTSDDRIDAVVAGRIDLECGSTTANAERSRQVSFSPLIFVAGTKLMVSKGSPVASATDLRGKSVVVTKGTTNEAAMREVDRKSALGLTVVTATDHEQSYQMLVDGKVDAFATDDILLSGLIARHKAQDKMRIVGDYLSYDPYGIMFRKDEPQLAAVVERAFRRLGSNHDLIPLYNKWFVRRLPTGERLNAAISPQLEQAFHVLDDSPAANN; from the coding sequence ATGCGCGGTTGCGTCGTCGTCGCAAGTCTCACGGTCGCAGCACTGCTCGCGTGCGCCGGCGCGCAACCGGGTATCGCGCAAAGCGGCGCCGGCGAGGGCCTGTCGCCGACGCTGGCCGCGATCAAGGCGCGGCATGTGGTCAATCTGGGTTACCGCGAGAGCTCGCCGCCATTCTCGTTCCTCGATCAGGCGGGTCGGCCGATCGGCTACAGTCTCGAACTGTGCGAGGCCATCGTCGAGGAAATCGGCGGCGAGATCGACGACCCCGGCCTGCGCATTGCCTATGTCAAGGTGACGTCCGACGATCGCATCGATGCAGTCGTCGCTGGCAGGATCGATCTTGAATGCGGCTCGACCACGGCGAATGCCGAGCGATCGCGGCAGGTGTCTTTCTCTCCGCTGATTTTCGTCGCCGGGACCAAGCTGATGGTGTCCAAGGGCTCGCCGGTCGCGTCGGCAACCGATCTCCGGGGCAAGTCGGTCGTGGTGACCAAGGGCACCACGAACGAAGCTGCGATGCGCGAGGTCGACCGGAAGTCCGCGCTCGGCCTCACGGTGGTGACGGCGACCGATCACGAGCAGTCCTATCAGATGCTCGTGGACGGCAAGGTCGATGCCTTCGCCACCGATGACATCCTGCTCTCGGGCCTGATCGCGCGGCACAAGGCGCAGGACAAGATGCGGATCGTCGGCGACTATCTGTCCTATGACCCCTATGGAATCATGTTCCGCAAGGATGAGCCGCAGCTCGCGGCCGTGGTCGAGAGGGCGTTCCGGCGGCTCGGCTCCAACCATGACCTCATTCCGCTCTACAACAAGTGGTTCGTCCGACGGTTGCCGACGGGAGAGCGGCTCAACGCAGCGATCTCGCCACAGCTCGAGCAGGCCTTTCATGTGCTCGATGACAGCCCGGCCGCGAACAACTGA
- a CDS encoding acyl-CoA synthetase: MDSIVRRQTLGDLLRRSAARTPAKTAVICGETSWTYAEFNAIVDRLAAGLAGRGVAKGERVAILARNSHAFAALRFALARLGAVLVPINFMLKPEEVAYILKHAGARLLATDSGFAGTARAAKALAPAVEQLIWLPSEGPSERQGDMIDFAVLAASTAPVPSIEIAGSDVAQIVYTSGTESLPKGAMLTHDAVIWQYVSCVVDAGIAADDVTLHALPLYHCAQLDVFFGPSIYVGATNIITAFPTPDNLLPLIATHRITSFFAPPTVWISILRSPLFESTDVSTLRKGYYGASIMPVEVLRELAQRLPKVRLWNLYGQTEIAPLATMLGPEDQLRKPGSCGRAVLNVETRVVDDDMKDVAPGEVGEVVHRSPHLMLGYFHDDERTTAAFQGDWFHSGDLATIDEEGYVTIVDRKKDMIKTGGENVASREVEEALYQIPEVSEVAVVGLPHPRWVEAVVAMVVVKSGCELTEEALLKQASGRLASFKTPKRVVFVDALPKNPSGKLLKRQLREAHAGLFAEG, from the coding sequence ATGGATTCCATCGTTCGCAGACAGACGCTCGGTGACCTCCTGCGGCGGAGCGCGGCGCGCACGCCGGCCAAGACGGCCGTGATCTGCGGCGAGACCAGCTGGACCTACGCAGAATTCAACGCAATCGTCGACCGCCTCGCGGCGGGCCTCGCCGGCCGCGGCGTGGCGAAGGGCGAGCGGGTGGCGATCCTCGCCCGCAACTCGCACGCCTTCGCCGCGCTGCGCTTCGCGCTGGCCCGGCTCGGCGCAGTGCTGGTGCCGATCAACTTCATGCTCAAGCCGGAGGAGGTCGCCTACATCCTCAAGCATGCCGGCGCGCGCCTTTTGGCGACCGACAGCGGCTTTGCCGGTACGGCACGCGCCGCCAAGGCGCTGGCGCCGGCCGTCGAGCAGCTGATCTGGCTGCCGTCGGAAGGCCCGAGCGAGCGGCAGGGCGACATGATCGACTTTGCCGTGCTCGCGGCCTCGACCGCGCCGGTGCCATCCATCGAGATCGCGGGGAGCGACGTGGCGCAGATCGTCTACACGTCGGGGACGGAGTCTCTGCCGAAGGGCGCGATGCTCACCCATGACGCCGTCATCTGGCAGTATGTCAGCTGCGTGGTCGACGCGGGTATTGCTGCTGACGACGTGACCCTGCACGCACTGCCGCTGTATCACTGCGCGCAGCTCGACGTGTTCTTCGGTCCTTCGATCTATGTCGGCGCGACCAACATCATCACGGCGTTTCCGACGCCCGACAATCTGCTGCCGCTGATCGCAACGCACCGCATCACCTCGTTCTTCGCGCCGCCGACGGTGTGGATCTCGATCCTGCGCTCGCCGCTGTTCGAGAGCACCGACGTGTCGACGCTGCGCAAGGGCTATTACGGCGCCTCGATCATGCCGGTCGAGGTGTTGCGCGAGCTGGCGCAGCGCCTGCCCAAGGTCCGGCTGTGGAATCTCTACGGTCAGACCGAGATCGCGCCGCTCGCCACGATGCTCGGACCTGAGGATCAGCTGCGCAAGCCGGGCAGTTGCGGCCGCGCGGTGCTGAACGTCGAGACCCGCGTGGTCGACGACGACATGAAAGACGTGGCGCCGGGCGAGGTCGGCGAAGTCGTGCACCGCTCGCCGCATCTGATGCTCGGCTATTTCCACGACGATGAGCGCACCACTGCCGCCTTCCAGGGCGACTGGTTCCACTCCGGCGATCTCGCGACCATCGACGAGGAGGGCTACGTCACGATCGTCGACCGCAAGAAGGACATGATCAAGACCGGCGGCGAGAACGTCGCCAGCCGTGAGGTCGAGGAAGCGCTGTACCAGATTCCGGAAGTCTCGGAGGTTGCGGTCGTCGGCCTGCCACATCCGCGCTGGGTCGAGGCTGTCGTGGCGATGGTGGTCGTGAAGTCCGGCTGCGAGCTCACCGAGGAGGCGCTGCTCAAGCAGGCCTCCGGCCGGCTGGCCTCGTTCAAGACGCCGAAGCGCGTGGTGTTCGTTGATGCGCTGCCGAAGAACCCGAGCGGCAAGCTGTTGAAGCGGCAGCTGCGCGAGGCGCATGCCGGCCTGTTCGCCGAGGGCTGA
- a CDS encoding FAD-dependent monooxygenase, with protein sequence MRIAVLGGGPGGLYFAYLWKKRHPAAVVDLFEQNPAGATWGFGVVFSDQALEFLRADDPDTVDAIAPRMESWRNITLNLHGESVEIDGVGFSAIGRLELLKLLQARAESVGVVARYGTPIQSLDQLAGYDLIVAADGLNSLVRRSFEGDFGFSVSYSSNKFAWYGTSRTFPTLSQTFVATERGMFNAHHYRYAPDMSTFLVECDRTTWQAYGFADMSVDESRRICEQVFAETLDGHSLMSNRSVWRNFPWVWNEHWWHRNMVLIGDALHTAHFSIGSGTRLAIEDAIALAKALDAKGNLSDGLAHYQAERQPIVKKLVTAARTSAEWYEHFPAHMKLGLMDFAYGYITRSGRIDDTRLRTMAPQFMARYEASRAGGGRA encoded by the coding sequence TTGCGCATCGCCGTGCTCGGCGGCGGCCCCGGCGGGCTGTATTTCGCCTATCTCTGGAAGAAGCGGCACCCTGCCGCTGTGGTCGATCTGTTCGAGCAGAACCCGGCCGGCGCGACCTGGGGCTTCGGCGTCGTGTTCTCCGACCAGGCGCTGGAGTTCCTGCGCGCCGACGATCCGGACACGGTCGACGCCATCGCACCGCGCATGGAGAGCTGGCGCAACATCACGCTCAATCTGCACGGCGAGAGCGTCGAGATCGACGGCGTCGGCTTCTCCGCGATCGGCCGGCTCGAGCTGCTCAAACTGTTGCAGGCGCGCGCCGAAAGCGTTGGGGTCGTGGCCCGCTACGGCACGCCGATCCAGTCGCTGGATCAGCTTGCAGGTTACGATCTCATCGTCGCCGCCGACGGGCTGAATTCCCTGGTCCGGCGTAGCTTCGAGGGCGATTTCGGCTTCTCGGTGTCCTACTCCAGCAACAAGTTCGCCTGGTACGGAACGTCAAGAACCTTTCCGACGCTGTCGCAAACCTTCGTCGCGACCGAGCGCGGAATGTTCAATGCGCATCACTATCGCTACGCGCCCGACATGAGCACCTTCCTGGTCGAATGCGATCGCACGACCTGGCAGGCATATGGCTTCGCCGACATGTCCGTCGACGAATCCCGGCGCATCTGCGAGCAGGTGTTCGCCGAGACGCTCGATGGTCATTCGCTGATGTCCAACCGATCGGTGTGGCGCAATTTTCCCTGGGTGTGGAACGAGCATTGGTGGCACCGGAACATGGTGCTGATCGGCGACGCGCTGCACACGGCGCATTTCTCGATCGGCTCGGGCACGCGGCTTGCGATCGAGGATGCGATCGCGCTCGCCAAGGCGCTCGACGCCAAGGGCAATCTCTCCGACGGCCTCGCACATTATCAGGCGGAACGGCAGCCGATCGTCAAGAAGCTGGTCACCGCCGCTCGCACGAGCGCCGAGTGGTACGAGCATTTTCCGGCGCACATGAAGCTAGGCTTGATGGACTTTGCCTACGGCTACATCACGCGCTCGGGCCGGATCGACGACACCAGGCTACGCACCATGGCTCCGCAATTCATGGCCCGCTACGAGGCATCGCGCGCCGGAGGAGGCCGGGCATGA
- a CDS encoding dicarboxylate/amino acid:cation symporter, with product MSNRFTQYILIAMVLGIVMGTLIFNLLPDSRIELAADINLVAMLFLRLIKMIIAPLVFATLVGGIAHMGSGAKLGRIFAKTMGWFLSASFVSLLLGLVMVNLLQPGANFPGTLPDKGQSTSLPVSAFSIEKFLTHLIPTSIADAMAQNEILQIVIFAVFFSIAMGALPERSKALLQLIDDVGHIMLKVTSYFMLFAPLAVWAAITATVAKNGLGVLWKLVVFMGGFYLSLLLLWAILVVVGFVVIGPRYSHLLKLIREPLMIAFSTASSEAAYPKTLEGLNRFGASKRISSFVLPLGYSFNLDGTMMYCTFASIFIAQTYKIEMPLGTQLAMLATLMITSKGVAGVPRASLVVIASTLSQFGIPEAGLLMIMGIDTFLDMGRSATNVIGNTLATSVVAKWEGELGPEHALGPSDVVPPDMIPGEVPAMAGQ from the coding sequence ATGTCGAACAGGTTCACGCAATACATTCTGATTGCGATGGTGCTTGGCATCGTGATGGGAACGCTGATCTTCAACCTGCTGCCTGACAGCCGCATCGAACTCGCCGCCGACATCAACCTCGTTGCGATGCTTTTCCTGCGCCTCATCAAGATGATCATCGCGCCGCTGGTGTTCGCGACCCTGGTCGGTGGCATCGCCCATATGGGGTCCGGCGCAAAGCTCGGACGCATCTTCGCCAAGACCATGGGATGGTTCCTCAGCGCGTCCTTCGTCTCGCTGCTGCTTGGCCTCGTCATGGTGAACCTGCTGCAGCCAGGTGCGAACTTCCCGGGAACGCTGCCGGACAAGGGCCAGTCGACCAGCCTGCCGGTCTCGGCCTTCTCGATCGAAAAGTTTCTGACTCACTTGATCCCGACATCCATCGCCGATGCGATGGCGCAGAACGAGATTCTGCAGATCGTGATCTTCGCCGTATTCTTCTCGATCGCGATGGGAGCGCTGCCGGAACGGTCCAAGGCGCTGTTGCAGCTGATCGATGACGTCGGCCACATCATGCTGAAGGTCACGAGCTACTTCATGCTGTTCGCGCCGCTGGCGGTGTGGGCCGCGATCACGGCGACCGTCGCCAAGAACGGCCTCGGGGTGCTCTGGAAGCTCGTGGTTTTCATGGGCGGCTTCTATCTCTCGCTGCTGCTGTTGTGGGCGATCCTCGTGGTGGTAGGCTTCGTCGTCATCGGTCCGCGCTACAGTCATCTGTTGAAGCTGATCCGTGAGCCGTTGATGATCGCCTTCTCGACGGCGAGCTCCGAGGCGGCCTATCCGAAAACGCTCGAGGGCCTGAACAGGTTCGGCGCCTCGAAGCGCATTTCAAGCTTCGTGCTGCCTCTCGGCTATTCGTTCAACCTCGACGGCACGATGATGTATTGCACGTTCGCCAGCATCTTCATCGCCCAGACCTACAAGATCGAAATGCCGCTGGGCACGCAACTGGCCATGCTCGCCACCCTGATGATCACCTCGAAGGGTGTCGCCGGGGTGCCGCGCGCTTCGCTGGTCGTCATTGCCTCGACATTGTCGCAGTTCGGCATACCTGAGGCGGGCCTGCTGATGATCATGGGCATCGACACCTTCCTCGACATGGGACGGAGCGCGACCAACGTGATCGGCAACACGCTTGCAACCTCGGTGGTGGCGAAGTGGGAAGGTGAGCTCGGGCCGGAGCATGCGCTCGGCCCGTCGGATGTCGTGCCGCCCGACATGATCCCCGGCGAGGTTCCGGCCATGGCCGGGCAGTGA
- the gtdA gene encoding gentisate 1,2-dioxygenase, with protein MAAVSTPEREAFYKKIDRENMTALWTVMSDLITPEPKSGCRPHLWQFAAIRDYMIEAGRLITAKEAERRVLILENPGLRGQSKITTSLYAGIQMVIPGDIAPAHRHSQSALRFVLEGQGAFTTVDGERTLMQPGDFIITPSMTWHDHGNETAEPMFWLDGLDIPLVQFLDASFAQGSQEDQQKVARPAGDSFARYGHNLLPVDAKRKSRTSPIFNYPYAYTREALENAKRSGEWDACHGLKLKFSNPETGDFAMPTIGTFIQLLPKGFETARYRSTDATVFTAIEGRGRSRIGDAIFEWGPRDLFVVPSWQWVTHEADQDAVLFSFSDRPVQEKLDLFREDRGNA; from the coding sequence ATGGCCGCAGTTTCGACCCCGGAACGCGAGGCATTTTACAAGAAGATCGACCGCGAGAACATGACCGCGCTCTGGACCGTGATGAGCGATCTCATCACGCCCGAGCCGAAGAGCGGCTGCCGCCCGCATCTGTGGCAGTTCGCTGCGATCCGGGACTACATGATCGAGGCCGGGCGGCTGATCACGGCAAAGGAAGCCGAGCGGCGCGTGCTGATCCTGGAAAATCCGGGCCTGCGCGGCCAGTCCAAGATCACCACCTCGCTCTATGCCGGCATCCAGATGGTCATCCCCGGCGACATCGCCCCCGCCCATCGCCACAGCCAGTCGGCGCTGCGCTTCGTCCTGGAGGGCCAGGGCGCGTTCACGACGGTCGACGGCGAGCGCACCTTGATGCAGCCCGGTGATTTCATCATCACGCCGTCGATGACATGGCACGATCATGGCAACGAAACCGCGGAGCCGATGTTCTGGCTCGACGGCCTCGACATTCCCCTGGTGCAGTTCCTCGACGCGTCGTTCGCGCAAGGGTCGCAGGAGGATCAGCAGAAGGTCGCGCGTCCCGCCGGCGACAGCTTTGCCCGCTACGGTCACAATCTGCTTCCGGTCGACGCCAAGCGCAAATCGCGGACGTCGCCGATCTTCAACTATCCCTACGCCTACACGCGCGAGGCGCTTGAGAACGCCAAGCGCAGCGGGGAATGGGATGCGTGCCATGGGCTGAAGCTGAAGTTCTCCAATCCCGAGACCGGCGACTTCGCGATGCCGACGATCGGCACCTTCATCCAGCTCTTGCCGAAGGGGTTTGAAACCGCGCGCTATCGCTCGACGGACGCTACGGTGTTCACGGCGATCGAGGGTCGGGGGCGAAGCCGCATCGGCGACGCGATCTTCGAATGGGGTCCACGCGACCTGTTCGTGGTGCCGAGCTGGCAATGGGTCACCCATGAGGCAGACCAGGATGCCGTGCTGTTCTCGTTCTCCGACCGCCCGGTGCAGGAGAAGCTCGACCTGTTCCGCGAGGACCGTGGCAACGCGTGA
- a CDS encoding ferredoxin--NADP reductase, with protein sequence MSAFYKEKVLSVHHWTDTLFSFRATRDAGFRFQNGQFAMIGLEVEGRPLLRAYSMASANHEEELEFFSIKVQDGPLTSRLQKIKEGDTILVGRKATGTLIPDNLLPGSRLLLLSTGTGLAPFASLIKDPDVYERFESIVLVHGCRQVAELAYGENVVAKLREDELFGELLEGKLHYYPTVTREPFKNRGRITDLISSQQLFNDLGQHELDIAKDRIMMCGSPAMLEELKTMFESRGFLEGSGNEPGHFVIEKAFVER encoded by the coding sequence ATGAGCGCGTTCTATAAAGAGAAAGTTCTTTCCGTTCACCACTGGACGGACACGTTGTTCTCCTTCCGTGCGACCCGTGATGCGGGCTTCCGTTTCCAGAATGGCCAGTTCGCGATGATCGGCCTCGAAGTCGAGGGCCGCCCGCTGCTGCGCGCCTACAGCATGGCGAGCGCCAATCATGAGGAGGAACTCGAGTTCTTCAGCATCAAGGTGCAGGACGGTCCGCTGACCTCCCGGCTGCAGAAGATCAAGGAAGGCGACACCATCCTGGTCGGCCGCAAGGCCACGGGCACCCTGATCCCCGACAACCTGCTGCCCGGCAGCCGGCTCCTGCTGCTGTCGACCGGCACCGGCCTCGCGCCGTTCGCGAGCCTCATCAAGGACCCGGACGTGTACGAGCGCTTCGAGAGCATCGTACTGGTTCATGGCTGCCGTCAGGTCGCCGAGCTGGCCTATGGCGAGAATGTGGTCGCAAAGCTGCGAGAGGATGAGCTGTTCGGCGAGCTGCTCGAAGGCAAGCTGCACTACTATCCGACCGTCACCCGTGAGCCGTTCAAGAACCGCGGCCGCATCACCGATCTGATCTCGTCGCAGCAGCTGTTCAACGATCTCGGCCAGCACGAGCTCGACATCGCCAAGGACCGCATCATGATGTGCGGCAGCCCGGCGATGCTGGAGGAGCTCAAGACCATGTTCGAGTCGCGCGGCTTCCTCGAGGGCAGCGGCAACGAGCCCGGCCACTTCGTGATCGAGAAAGCGTTCGTCGAGCGCTGA